One window from the genome of bacterium encodes:
- a CDS encoding FKBP-type peptidyl-prolyl cis-trans isomerase has protein sequence MIKQLTSLALAAALTMAAQASADGGLRTAQGSERSGGDRTTLVAQNAVTPPGSPRAGEVSREQLRAEGRNFLAANAKQEGVITLPSGVQYRVVSEGQGATPKPGDTVVVQYQGKLIDGSVFGSSGEGGKSEKFAVDRLVPGLAEALKLMKEGSHWIVYLPAALAFGERGPLEERVVIYDITLLSVEPQPKQP, from the coding sequence ATGATCAAGCAGCTGACGTCACTCGCACTCGCGGCCGCACTGACGATGGCCGCGCAGGCCTCGGCCGATGGGGGTCTGCGGACCGCACAGGGATCCGAGCGCTCCGGCGGCGACCGCACGACGCTGGTCGCCCAGAATGCGGTCACCCCACCGGGCAGCCCGCGCGCCGGTGAAGTCTCGCGGGAGCAGCTCAGGGCCGAGGGGAGAAACTTCCTGGCTGCCAACGCCAAGCAGGAAGGGGTGATCACTCTCCCCAGCGGGGTGCAGTACCGCGTCGTGAGCGAGGGCCAGGGTGCGACCCCCAAGCCCGGTGACACGGTCGTGGTGCAGTACCAGGGGAAGTTGATCGACGGGAGTGTCTTCGGGAGCTCGGGCGAGGGCGGCAAGTCCGAGAAGTTTGCCGTGGACCGGCTCGTCCCGGGCCTGGCGGAGGCACTGAAGCTGATGAAAGAGGGCTCTCACTGGATCGTCTACCTCCCCGCTGCGCTCGCCTTCGGTGAGCGCGGCCCGCTCGAGGAAAGGGTCGTCATCTACGACATCACGCTTCTGTCGGTGGAGCCGCAGCCCAAGCAGCCGTAG